The DNA segment GATTTTTTGAATAGTGGGATCATTGAGCGTGCGATAAAAAATGCGTTTGTTTTTTATGTCGGTGACTATGGTCCATTGTGTGCAGCCATGTTCAAATTTGGGGGGAACAGAAAGAAGTTGTACAAGAGCGAACCCTGAATTTATTGCCTGCTTGTTTGTCGCGGGGGCGGGAAGATGTTTTTTGTAAAATGCTCCGCGTACAAATCGTTCGAGTGATTCAGGGCCTCCGGGGATATCTTCTTTGCCCCCAAACTCTGAGTAGGTTGTGAGAGCTTTGAGAGCCTCACTGTAGGGAGTATTTGTAAGGATTGTTGTCTTTGGCGCAGTGAAGATTATTGGTTGGCCGTCGAGGAAATCAATTATGGCTGAATGTCCATCTTGATCGTGGATGTAGAAGTGGAGTTTGATTTTGAGATCATTAGCTGAGACAGGAAGGAGAGTGTAGGAACTAGACTGAATGTCTGCGAGTGCCTCGGCAACATTTGCGTAGTTGTCGAGAAGGTATTGCATATAAGATGTGATTGCTATTGATTCTGATCCTGTCGGCGCAGGGTACTGCGATGCTTCAAGGAAATATGTACCAATTTTTAATCCTGCCTCGTTTATCCCATCGACCCCGGCGAGTATTGGATTTGAATTGTTGGAAGGAAGAGAAACCCAGAAAGATACGCTAGCATATTTGCTGGTCCATTGTTTTGAAGGGTGAGCGTTGGACGAAAAAGCTGATTTATGGAGTTGCCCTCTGGGAGATATGGAAATTAATCCTTTCCCTGACATGAAATCAAAGTTCCGGGCTGAAACATTTGCGTTGTTGTTTTGTATGTGTATCTCAGAGCACGCCATTGTGTTAGGACTGGTCGAGAAAGTAAGAGCAATATAAGCTAAAATTATAGTTGAAATAATAAGTGTTTTCCGCATGGCGTCCCCTTTGTAAATGAATAGACTTTTATAAATGATACCTCTTGGTTTGGATTGTTGCAAAGGGGGCTGAGATTTTATTTATTGGGAATAAAAAGCTCCCCATATGGGGAGCTTTTTTATCGCATATCGATAGTGCGCACTTCACAGTATTCAAAGAACTTTCTGAGCGACTCTGGTCGATAGAATATTCCTCGGTTGAACTTCACATAGCGCGGACCTTCTTTTCTCGTGCGCCAAATGCTCAGTGTGCTGACAGATATTCCGGTTAGCTCGCTGACTTCTCTGGATGTCAAAAGGAGCTTTGGCGTTTCCACAAGCTGGACTGGAATGTGTGCTGCGTCTTTGGGCGCGCGTTCTATGATTTCTCGATTCCTCATGTTGTTTCCTCCTAGCCCTTCAGGCTTTTCCATCCAAATATTTGAATATCGTTGCCTAAGTCCTTGCGCAGTCGGAAGTTCATTATATTGATATCCTCTTCTGTGCGCATGGGATTCTCTGTGTGGACAAAAGCAGTTCCCGGGCCTTTCTCGCTGACGTATGAAATGAACCAATGATAGGGGAGTCTTTCCCGTCGCGAAGGTTTCCTGAAAAGTTGTTTAAGCCAGTGCATGAGGCTTCCTTTGGTGCATTACATCCCTGCTGTGAGTCGTTCGCCAAGAGCGCAGGCCATGCCATACACGGCAATTATGAGAAGTGCTCCCAAGGTTGGAGTAATGTATGAATAGGCTTTGCGTAAGGCTTTCATATGCTTCTCCTGCTCTTTCTTGTGTGAAACAAGCCGATCAAAGGTCTTTGCCTACTTGCCGGGCGTACCGCGGACTTTTGGCTACGGCCTAGGTTCAGCCTGTTTGATGAAGAAATGTTTTCACGAGTCAGTTTTTAGGTCAAGAAAAAGTTTGCACGAAGAAACTTTAAGGTCAAAAGAAAACCCTCACCACCAAATGGGGGAGGGGTTTTAATGTGTTTTTGGGTTAATGATGACGTTTTATTTAATTATATTTCTGCAATAAGGTATTTAGTACTTGTCTAATATTGGCTCAACGTATCAACTTTAGGTAGTGATGGATTTCCGGCCTGTATCGTTGAACACGCCGGGGAGTAGCCCTCCCTCCTATTATTACCCTTAGGCTGACCGCCTAGTCTTTC comes from the Desulfobaculum bizertense DSM 18034 genome and includes:
- a CDS encoding helix-turn-helix transcriptional regulator; the protein is MRNREIIERAPKDAAHIPVQLVETPKLLLTSREVSELTGISVSTLSIWRTRKEGPRYVKFNRGIFYRPESLRKFFEYCEVRTIDMR
- a CDS encoding linear amide C-N hydrolase, giving the protein MRKTLIISTIILAYIALTFSTSPNTMACSEIHIQNNNANVSARNFDFMSGKGLISISPRGQLHKSAFSSNAHPSKQWTSKYASVSFWVSLPSNNSNPILAGVDGINEAGLKIGTYFLEASQYPAPTGSESIAITSYMQYLLDNYANVAEALADIQSSSYTLLPVSANDLKIKLHFYIHDQDGHSAIIDFLDGQPIIFTAPKTTILTNTPYSEALKALTTYSEFGGKEDIPGGPESLERFVRGAFYKKHLPAPATNKQAINSGFALVQLLSVPPKFEHGCTQWTIVTDIKNKRIFYRTLNDPTIQKIDLTTLDFSKAESKEFNQP